From one Babesia bovis T2Bo chromosome 3, whole genome shotgun sequence genomic stretch:
- a CDS encoding variant erythrocyte surface antigen-1 beta subunit: MLSASSTLKSGNTFSSRLGSDSTTSATTTCAGGTEVIRALIDQLALGLQKWVGWQEGDKDVCCLKGTDGIGRECKCPSGGATCCNGGSGSSATPCHQCDKCGTSGKDGNNKCYLSAYNKENALWTKIVNGNTGKYPLVDIGSNGVVGSASSSTVDTVRAAQDVHLLARIFLGSVCLIWSGLSQLGFLTGGSGGTEKRWSQSSLHEICGDSAGLGSFMAAMGYDLERLNGSGGPGKAGTFVNGLLTKTVEWKDLSNGTNSSSVAEYYSIIYKKAEEAGKSTSKTEQICEQYPLLVLHILASGYFRAGSAGAKGVIPAPSAPQPAKAASSDTKKDDAPRKPRTIREILYWLSALPYSPAYKGLLGYGKERLERILKRPYGSSSTNNETQLKFYQDKRPHPITVDEYNLFAHFQAVTQYCPLVLIGIQGGLKGTDSTKEPAIHDLYANTECNFTYPTVPIQAYNQVVHYIRGLFYQLYFLRKQCAVKVAMGGKWRECRYGTNVVSKGVISWMCLGCDPMEHDRKSRVDKVKEGMERLVGVMKKFKKEWKGSALERRKEDLTGVKTALNGVFKDVYQSGSRNNFKKVIEDILRELAKKVKALEKVVNGLDKLNGATKKAQAALTAAQEALYGVQGMNSELDGEMGKGALEMGRLGVITAIHAPQGAILTKLDHSLRNLHGIFI; the protein is encoded by the exons ATGTTAAGTGCCAGTTCTACTTTAAAAAGTGGTAACACTTTCAGTAGCAGACTTG GTAGCGACAGCACCACTAGTGCTACCACTACCTGTGCTGGTggtaccgaggtcataagggcactgatagaccagttggcactgggactacagaagtgggttgggtggcaggaagGGGATAAGGATGTctgttgtcttaagggaaCAGATGGGATAGGAAGGGAATGTAAATGTCCTAGTGGAGGTGCCACTTGTTGTAacggtggtagtggtagtagtgcTACTCCATGTCATCAGTGTGAcaagtgtggtaccagtggCAAAGATGGTAACAACAAATGCTACCTCTCGGCCTATAACAAGGAGAATGCATTATGGACCAAGATAGTCAATGGTAACACtggtaagtacccactggTAGACATAGGgagtaatggtgtagtaggtagtgccagtagtagtactgtCGACACTGTTAGAGCCGCCCAAG AtgtccacctcctggcccgtattttcctagggtcagtatgtctcatctggagtggactcagtcagttggggttcctaacagGTGGGAGTGGTGGCACAGAGAAGAGGTGGAGCCAGAGTAGTTTGCACGAGATCTGTGGCGACTCAGctggtctcggctcattcatggcggccatgggctacGACCTAgagaggttgaatgggaGTGGAGGTCCAG GTAAAGCGGGAACCTTTGTAAATGGGTTGTTGACGAAAACTGTGGAATGGAAAGATCTCAGTAATGGTACAAATTCAA gcagtgtagctgagtactataGCATTATCTATAAGAAAGCGGAGGAGGCTGGCAAGAGTACGTCCAAGACAGAGCAAATATGTGAACAATAtcccctattggtactacacatcctggccagtgggtacttcagggcaggtaGTGCCGGGGCTAAGGGTGTCATCCcggcgccttcggcgccacAGCCGGCAAAGGCGGCCTCTAGTGATACCAAGAAAGACGATGCTCCCAGGAAACCCCGAACAATCCGtgaaatcctatactggcttagtgcattgccctatagtccaGCCTATAAGGGACTACTAGGCTACGGCAAAGAAAGACTAGAAAGGATACTCAAGAGACCGTACGGCTCTAGCTCTACCAATAACGAAACACAACTCAAATTCTACCAAGACAAACGCCCCCATCCCATtacagttgatgaatacaacctgtttgcccacttccaagcagtgacccagtactgcccactggtcctcataggtattCAGGGTGGCCTCAAGGGCACTGACAGCACTAAGGAACCTGCCATCCATGACCTTTACGCCAACACGGAGTGCAACTTTACCTATCCAACAGTGCCTATTCAAGCctacaaccaggtggtccactacattagggggctgttctaccaactctatttccttaggaagcaatgtgcagttaaAGTTGCTATGggaggcaaatggcgtgagtgtaggtatggtacGAATGTAGTCTCCAAGGGGGTaatcagctggatgtgcctggggtgtgaccccatggagcatgataggaaaaGTAGGGTTGATAAGGTAAAGGAGGGGATGGAGCGATTAGTGGGGGTGATGAAGAAGTTTAAAAAGGAATGGAAAGGATCG gcattggaaagGAGGAAGGAGGATCTAACGGGAGTGAAGACGGCGCTAAATGGAGTATTTAAGGATGTGTATCAGAGTGGGAGTAGGAATAATTTCAAGAAGGTAATAGAGGATATACTAAGGGAATTGGCGAAGAAGGTGAaggcactagagaaggTGGTGAATGGGTTGGATAAACTAAACGGGGCTACGAAGAAGGCTCAGGCGGCACTAACGGCGGCTCAGGAAGCACTATATGGTGTTCAGGGAATGAATAGTGAGCTCGATGGAGAAATGGGGAAGGGGGCATTAGAGATGGGTAGGCTGGGAGTGATAACTGCCATTCACGCACCACAAGGGGCGATTCTGACTAAACTAGATCACTCATTGAGGAATCTGCATGGAATCTTTATATGA
- a CDS encoding putative integral membrane protein, whose amino-acid sequence MEETGVGINLGTSLFMVSLALGIAGCITLLLNAVLTGASDIFSYQLATGFDIHPNANLATVILVILVILHALGYYCQYAKTPLIKCHQWLLVTGSLTVLVAAAAVLLATKGHQVDTEQIGYSNTALTGIQLMALTAFVVCTYKSGCFGKCNSNARLVFYVFVGIYALWLLAYLAACAGYVILYKKLMYNEDSHRSFGLNPYETIPLSYKRIPCVNYVLLVILIFSAYQVNLCCIPITGTEWTFLLLFGMCAGIVLTVVMNYQGGSTALNATVRHALSALAAVIMTVLLMYSYFKEPFVQMVPGRKYTASDLLFIVLAVLIASITMVLLIKWKGGIDSGAEWTLYTFPPVMVVCIAIELGMLHFGWVRGSSCDVVWQAVTVILVVEWVATLARVLIEAFDGSGNYGSTQHYPLVILHLLLPVATLLVCHYRMPFPGKYQIWSWSVGLWDTMLLLLVLESLVVLVVAMVLMYQEAGYDSGCCVLVAIHAIVHGTALGIVHFKEPLSQYWPRNRVACGVLSLVSLLVWLGVASYGTIQPKVSGHFDGVFYCLVAYACITFVGATYYGFRGGLVQGTCFSKKSTGSPAQLQGSEETVSSAADTVEVAGDTE is encoded by the coding sequence ATGGAGGAAACGGGGGTTGGTATTAACCTTGGTACATCGTTGTTCATGGTATCATTGGCACTTGGCATCGCCGGTTGCATTACTCTCTTACTGAATGCAGTACTAACAGGAGCCTCTGACATATTCTCTTACCAGCTGGCCACCGGCTTTGACATCCATCCCAATGCCAACCTAGCGACGGTAATACTGGTAATATTGGTGATATTACATGCACTTGGGTACTACTGTCAATACGCCAAGACACCGCTCATTAAGTGCCATCAATGGCTACTGGTCACAGGATCACTTACGGTCCTGGTAGCCGCTGCGGCCGTACTGTTGGCTACCAAGGGACACCAGGTAGATACCGAACAGATAGGTTACTCTAACACTGCTCTCACCGGAATTCAACTGATGGCACTGACGGCATTTGTTGTTTGTACTTACAAATCTGGATGTTTCGGGAAATGTAACTCAAATGCCAGGCTAGTGTTTTATGTGTTCGTCGGGATATATGCATTGTGGTTACTTGCATATCTCGCCGCGTGCGCTGGCTATGTGATATTGTACAAGAAATTAATGTACAATGAAGATAGTCATAGGAGTTTTGGACTCAATCCATACGAAACGATACCACTATCTTATAAAAGAATTCCATGCGTCAACTATGTGCTACTTGTAATACTCATCTTCAGTGCCTACCAGGTAAACCTCTGTTGTATACCTATTACTGGCACTGAGTGGACCTTCCTGTTGCTGTTTGGTATGTGTGCCGGTATAGTACTAACGGTGGTCATGAATTACCAGGGTGGTAGCACTGCTTTGAACGCAACGGTAAGACACGCACTAAGTGCATTGGCGGCAGTAATCATGACAGTCTTACTGATGTATAGTTACTTCAAAGAGCCGTTTGTCCAGATGGTACCCGGCAGAAAGTATACAGCGTCGGACCTACTATTTATAGTTTTGGCTGTACTAATAGCGAGtattaccatggtactgtTGATCAAGTGGAAGGGAGGTATTGATAGTGGTGCAGAATGGACCCTCTATACCTTCCCACCCGTTATGGTGGTatgcattgccatagaGCTTGGGATGCTCCATTTTGGATGGGTCCGTGGCAGTTCTTGTGACGTCGTTTGGCAAGCTGTCACAGTGATCCTGGTAGTAGAGTGGGTAGCTACACTTGCCAGGGTACTTATAGAGGCATTTGATGGTAGTGGCAACTACGGTTCTACACAGCACTACCCACTAGTAATACTCCACCTATTACTACCAGTGGCCACTCTACTAGTATGTCACTATCGCATGCCATTTCCAGGTAAGTACCAGATATGGAGCTGGAGCGTAGGACTGTGGGACACAATGCTACTACTGCTGGTACTGGAGTCACTAGTGGTCCTGGTAGTAGCGATGGTACTGATGTACCAGGAAGCTGGTTACGACAGTGGTTGTTGTGTCCTGGTAGCTATACATGCCATTGTACACGGCACTGCACTTGGTATAGTGCACTTCAAGGAACCCCTGTCACAGTATTGGCCCAGGAACCGGGTGGCTTGTGGAGTGCTCAGTTTGGTGTCACTACTGGTGTGGCTAGGAGTAGCCAGTTATGGAACTATCCAACCTAAAGTGAGTGGCCATTTCGACGGAGTATTTTATTGCTTGGTGGCATACGCCTGCATTACATTTGTTGGTGCTACGTACTATGGCTTCCGTGGTGGCCTTGTACAGGGCACTTGCTTCAGTAAGAAGAGCACTGGTAGCCCTGCGCAGCTACAGGGCAGTGAAGAGACAGTGAGTAGTGCAGCAGACACCGTAGAAGTCGCAGGAGACACTGAGTAG
- a CDS encoding SmORF protein (Small Open Reading Frame (SmORF)): MVASNMLWKLSVVVAFGFSATATSTEVAQEQPKKESFVSRFFGKKEEPTTKPEEVSKSDNVETQEDTETEEPPKYSVEWFLLPKPENRKILRYRLPLELAQCVPKSCNKTILPVVEKRIREFFSLSEKDQRSRRLHSDTFTI, translated from the coding sequence ATGGTAGCCTCcaacatgttatggaagctcTCTGTAGTGGTGGCATTCGGGTTCTCTGCCACGGCTACCTCTACTGAGGTAGCCCAGgagcaacccaagaaggaatcgtTCGTAAGCAGATTCTTCGGTAAGAAGGAAGAACCTACTACCAAGCCTGAAGAAGTGTCCAAATCAGATAATGTAGAGACTCAAGAGGACACTGAGACAGAAGAGCCACCCAAGtactctgttgaatggtttCTCTTACCTAAGCCTGAAAACAGAAAAATTCTTCGTTACAGATTGCCGTTGGAGTTGGCCCAATGCGTTCCAAAAAGCTgtaataaaacaatattgcCTGTAGTAgaaaaacgtattaggGAGTTTTTCTCATTGAGTGAAAAGGATCAAAGGTCAAGGCGTCTACATTCAGATACTTTCACGATTTAA
- a CDS encoding variant erythrocyte surface antigen-1 beta subunit, with protein MSKTTWPYTSLTQAPTNLKEAIDWVLRVTGKDGKKNMATKSPLPPGSSPQLGCLCFLAKAIKDLLYDARSPESPGPSSGRYWDGMLLTEESAIVKPVLQDLGLVSTQSTTTTCAGGTEVIKALIDHLALGLQKWVGWQEGDKCCLKGESGKSTGIGRECKCTNTGGVGGTCCTGSGSAATTCHQCVKCGISANAGGNKCYISAYCKATTVPPPPEGQYYWPTISDDSTNVHLLARIFLGSVCLIWSGLSQLGFLTGGSGGGRWKDSKLHDIEPSGKNAGLGSFMAAMGYDLERLNHGPGKAGTFVNGLLTNNKTGVPWKEFTKDSADKSSVAEYYSSIYGTAQGADKSTTESICTKYPLLVLHILASGYFRAGSAGAKGITTPKEALKKDDSASKKPRHPRTIREILYWLSALPYSQGYRALVDRMQSKMDGILPKEQQNKKQDTLDLHSEGSIKTQLKKDCITHYLLAACGYCPLVLIGIQGTIEREVKTDSSKPSPGVASGDQKKCPEHSKDRNKRCTLEDIKKKKEEAAKAQAAQVQQQQQQQQQQQQSTGEPLKEGQVCYGGYHLEVSKFGPLHGMYANGFYGFEMGGSPTQCLEQLRVYVYHCFYQLYFLRKQCKVGVENGSVLGWKSCRYGSGVYWGSGASNSYSWICEAQGSAGGDQHTKQCGLKDGRGGQKHSPLMCFLCDGLGKIACPRTVGRGNIEDYPSIEDHMNMKGPFHPNGHLDVLSKHCPVPMGWKDKEHFKDLTKTHKTGTLDNGSPGTYPAHCTGRTLSHLLEYYCDPDRCQSGTLVVLLRLMACITPTVPRTLGDLFGFYYYIVYIGGKSGGGGGYGDKSTVSGALGIYEKESRLYMLSVGGGNEVVEALGKYGGDCKTGKQGTLNCLIGCTNGGNSNHCTPFLSPLSGQQYGQLSPLMAGTYLSWLVYLIEGFEGGLQSLVQEYKNIQCKEDCTKGQGAAGGCGGNGECRQGTHGNPCGTGGANQGVCGCTSVVSCTGVLPVLYKYGFGYGNVTELHKTQGNAQKKCHEFLSTLEGVKDSGEFTKLTNSINQLIYTTRLPWIFVLTVAWLMAVLYLAFGAIWPLDWTHMRSHCRGWFRKGSLSPWEILMVGKKKGRGILEFFGKP; from the exons ATGTCTAAGACTACCTGGCCTTACACCAGCCTCACCcaggctcccaccaacctgaaggaggccattgactgggtcctcagggtaactggtaaggatggtaaaaAGAATATGGCGACGAAGTCGCCACTACCGCCTGGTAGTTCGCCCCAATTAGGCTGCCTCTGTTTCCTCGCTAAGGCAATaaaggacctactgtatgacgccAGGTCCCCGGAGTCCCCTGGTCCCAGCTCTGGGAGGTACTGGGATGGCATGCTCCTAACGGAGGAAAGTGCCATAGTCAAGCCAGTGCTCCAGGACCTGGGACTGGTGAGTACTCAgagtactaccactacttgtgctggtggtaccgaggtcataaaggcactgatagaccacttggcactgggactacagaagtgggttgggtggcaggaagGGGATAagtgttgtcttaagggagAAAGTGGGAAAAGTACGGGGATAGGAAGGGAGTGTAAATGTACTAATACTGGTGGTGTTGGTGGTACCTGTTGTAccggtagtggtagtgctGCCACTACTTGTCATCAGTGTGTCAAGTGTGGTATCAGTGCCAATGCTGGTGGCAACAAGTGCTACATCTCGGCCTACTGCAAAGCCACTACTGTTCCGCCTCCCCCTGAAGGGCAGTACTACTGGCCCACCATATCAGATGACTCCACTAAtgtccacctcctggcccgtattttcctagggtcagtatgtctcatctggagtggactcagtcagttggggttcctaacagGTGGGAGTGGTGGTGGCAGGTGGAAGGACAGTAAGCTGCACGATATAGAGCCCAGTGGGAAGAATGCcggtctcggctcattcatggcggccatgggctatgacctggagaggttgaatcaTGGACCAG GTAAAGCGGGAACCTTTGTAAATGGGTTGTTGACTAATAATAAGACGGGAGTACCGTGGAAAGAATTCACTAAGGATAGTGCAGACAAAA gtagtgtagctgagtactacagtagTATCTATGGTACAGCACAGGGTGCTGACAAGAGTACTACTGAATCCATTTGTACTAAGTAtcccctattggtactccacatcctggccagtgggtacttcagggcaggtaGTGCCGGGGCTAAGGGAATAACTACTCCTAAGGAGGCACTAAAGAAGGATGACAGTGCTTCTAAGAAACCCCGTCACCCACGAACTATCCGtgaaatcctatactggctaagtgcattgccctatagtcagggatACAGGGCACTGGTGGATAGGATGCAAAGCAAAATGGATGGTATATTACCTAAGGAACAGCAGAATAAGAAACAGGATACACTGGACCTTCACAGTGAAGGTTCTATTAAAACACAACTCAAAAAAGACTgtattacccactacctattggccgcctgtggctactgcccactggtgctcatcggtatccaggggaccatagaaagGGAAGTCAAGACAGACTCATCCAAGCCAA gtccgGGAGTGGCTAGTGGTGATCAGAAGAAGTGTCCCGAACATAGTAAAGATCGTAATAAGAGGTGTACCCTTGAGGATATAAAGAAAAAGAAGGAAGAAGCAGCCAAGGCACAGGCTGCCCAGGTACAGCAGCAGCAACAACAGCAACAGCAACAGCAACAGTCTACCGGAGAACCACTCAAGGAAGGCCAagtctgctacggcggataccacctggaagtgtccaagtttg gccccctccatgggatgtatgccaatgggttttatGGGTTTGAGATGGGCGGCTCTCCCacccagtgcctggaacaactgagggtatatgtctaccactgcttctaccagctctatttccttaggaagcaatgtaaGGTGGGAGTGGAGAATGGGAGTGTGCTGGGCTGGAagagttgtaggtatggtagtggagtcTATTGGGGAAGTGGAGCAAGTAATTCATATTCTTGGATATGTGAAGCACAAG GTAGTGCTGGTGGAGATCAACATACCAAGCAGTGTGGATTAAAAGATGGTAGAGGTGGTCAAAAGCATTCACCCCTAATGTGCTTCCTGTGTGATGGACTTGGTAAAATTGCATGTCCAAGGACAGTAGGAAGGGGCAACATAGAAGACTATCCATCCATCGAGGATCACATGAATATGAAAGGCCCATTCCATCCCAATGGTCATCTAGATGTTTTATCCAAACACTGTCCCGTTCCCATGGGCTGGAAAGATAAGGaacacttcaaag ATTTGACCAAGACGCATAAGACAGGGACACTAGACAATG GCAGTCCTGGCACTTACCCcgcccactgcactggcAGGACACTATCACAcctcctggagtactactgtgaccctGACAGGTGCCAGagtggcaccctagtggtcCTACTGAGACTAATGGCCTGTATCactcccacggtgccacggactctgggtgacctctttgggttctattactatatagtctatattgGGGGAAagagtggtggtggtggtggatATGGAGATAAAAGTACTGTTTCCGGGGCCTTAGGGATATACGAAAAGGAATCTAGACTGTACATGCTTTCTGTTGGTGGTGGTAATGAAGTGGTCGAGGCACTCGGGAAATACGGTGGAGATTGCAAGACAGGCAAACAAGGAACCCTTAACTGCCTGATAGGATGCACTAACGGTGGCAATTCCAACCATTGCACTCCATTCTTATCCCCTCtcagtggccagcagtatggccagttgagtcccttgatggccgggacctacctgtcatggttggtctatttgatagaggGGTTCGAGGGAGGATTGCAAAGCCTGGTACAGGAGTATAAGAATATACAGTGTAAGGAAGATTGCACTAAGG gtcaGGGAGCTGCTGGTGGATGTGGTGGCAACGGAGAGTGCCGACAGGGAACCCATGGTAATCCATGTGGCACTGGTGGTGCTAACCAGGGAGTCTGTGGCTGCAcctctgtcgtatcatgtaccggggtactaccggtgttgtacaagtatggctttgggtatggcAATGTAACGGAGCTGCACAAGACACAAG GTAATGCGCAGAAGAAgtgtcacgagttcctaaGCACTCTAGAGGGTGTCAAGGATAGCGGTGAATTCACGAAGCTCACCAACTCCATtaaccagctcatctacaccactaggctgccctggatctttgtcctcacaGTAGCATGGCTCATGGCTGTGCTCtaccttgcatttggtgccatatggccactggactggacacatatgaggtcgcattgtaggggatggttcaggaagggaagtctgagtccatgggagatactgatggtgggtaagaagaagggaagggggatactagagttttttggtaagcCATAG